The region GCGGCGAACTTTTGCGCAGATACCCCTATGCCGGGGATTTCTTCACCTCCCTGGGACTGGCGCCGCCCCCGGCCGCAGAGTCGGTGGCAGCCTATTTCAGCCGCATCCCGCCCGAGGTGCTTGAGGACCTGGGGATGGAACGCCGGGAGTTGGGGGAGCGGTTCGCCGCCTTCATGGCCCTGTTGGCCTCGCTCCAGGAAAAACGTACCGGCCCGGCCATCGACTCCATCACCATCCAGGGGGGCGTGGACAAGAGCGGCACTGCCGAAGGGTTCGTGCTGACCGTGGCGCCGGGGGAGGTGGTCTCCATCGTCGGCCCCACCGGCTCCGGCAAGAGCCGTTTCCTGGCCGATATCGAATGGATGGCCCAAGGGGATACGCCCACCAGGCGCCGGGTGCTGATCAACGGCGCCGTGCCCGACCCGGCCCGCCGTTTCTCCCTGGAGCACAAGTTGGTGGCCCAGCTCTCCCAGAACATGAATTTCGTCATGGACCTGAGCGTGGAGGAATTCATCGCCATGCATGCCGAGAGCCGCATGGTGAACGACGTGGCCGGGATCACCCGCACCATCATCGCAAAGGCCAATGAACTGGCCGGGGAACAGTTCTCGCCCCAGACCCCGGTCACGGCACTGTCCGGCGGCCAGTCGCGGGCACTGATGATCGCCGATACCTCCTGCCTCAGCACCTCGCCCATCGTGCTCATCGACGAGATCGAAAACGCCGGTATCGACCGGAAACGCGCGGTGCGGACCCTGGTTGACGAACGGAAGATCGTGCTCATGGCCACCCACGACCCGATTCTGGCCCTCATGGGGGACCGGCGTTTGGTATTCAAGAACGGCGGCGTGCGTGCGGTCATCGCCACCACGCCTGCCGAGCGGGCCAACATGGCCGCCTTCGAGGAGATGGACGCCCGCCTGACCGCCGTGCGCAACGCCCTGCGCAACGGAGAACTGATCGATCGCGTCTGATGCCCGCACGCCGGGCTGTATGGCCCGCACCAGCCAACCGTGCTCCGAACGCTCCGACTTCCAACCCCGGCGGCGGTGTGCCCCGGGGTTTTTCCCTGCCCGACGAGAGACCGCCCGTGCCGGATTATGCGGCACCTGCCCATATTTTTGCCTGTCGTTATATTTTATTGGATATAACGATAGAGTGCGTTGCTGTGTAACCGTTCAATATCACATTGATAAATTTTGTTGAGACTGTTGGCATGTGTTGTGTAATGGGTTCGTGCAACGGGGCCGCGGTAACGTCGCCAGATAAGGCGGCGGCCCCTTGTTGGTTGTGCCGTCAATGGTTGCCGGGCAAATCGTTATATAATTTTATACATAATGATTGCAGGAAAGGGGAACCGTATGGAGATCAATGCCCGTAAATTCGACGACATCGCCCGCACCATCTTTGCCCCCGCCTATCCGCTGCTGGCCGGGCAGATCATTGAACGGACCCGGGTCACCAGGGGGCTCTGCCTCGACCTGGGAAGCGGGGGCGGCTACCTGGGGCTGGCCCTGGTGGAAAAGAGCGACCTGCAGGTATGCCTCCTGGACGAGTCCGGGGAGATGCAGCGCATCGCCGAGGCGAACATCACGGACCGGGGGCTGGCCGACCGCGCCTGGGCCGTCAAGGGGGACGTACATAGCATCCCCCTGCAGGACGGCTGCGTCGATCTCGTGGTCAGCCGCAGCTCGCTCTTTTTCTGGAACGACCTGGTGCGGGCCTTCGGGGAGATCGACCGGGTCCTGGCGCCGGGTGGGCATGCCTACGTGGGGGGCGGATTCGGCTCCCGCGAGGTGCGGGACCGGATCGTGAGCCGCATGCGGGAGCGGACGCCCGACTGGCAGCCCAAATACAACCAGTATCGGGAAGACGGCCGGTACGTCGGGAGCGTGCGCGCCGCCGGGATCAGTGATTTCAGGGCGACGCGGGATGAGAGCGGCTTCTGGATAACGTTCCAAAAAACGTGGCAACAGCAACAACGGCCCAAAGCGGCATGAAACTCGTATCCCATGGCGGATCGCACGGGATGCGCGAGCGCCGGAACAGCATGGGGAGGGATGACAATGAAAGACATGATGCCGAATACGAAAGAGAAAATCTATGGCGCCGAGTACGTGACCCGCCAGGTGACGGTGTCGGGCAGGGTCAACCAGCCGTTGGTCCTGACGGTGGATGACCTGAGGAAGATGGAGGGGGCCGAGGTTGCCGGGCTCACCATGATCTGCGGCACCGGCAGGAAAAAGGGGGTGATCGACAGCTACCGGGGGGTGCTGCTCAGCGCGGTCCTGGACCGGGCCGACATCATCCTGCGGGAACATCATTCCCCCAACTGGACCTACGTCACCCTGGCGTCCAGCGACGGGCACTGGGCGCTCTTTTCCTGGCACGAGATCTTCAACAGCCCGGTGGGAGAGCGGGCCGTGGTGGTCTTTGAGAGAAACGGCCTGCCGCTGGACGAAAAGGAAGGGGAGATCGGCTTCATCTCGGGCAACGATGGCCGGACAGGCCCGCGCCGCCTCCGCTACCTGCGGCACATCGGCGTGCACGAACTTGCCCGGCCCGAGGAGTGACCAAGGCTGTGGAAGCAGAACACATGCAGGTGAAAGGAGTTGGCACCATGGAAGACAATCTGCTGGACGAGTCGATTCCCTCGATCATTGCCCACTATCCCGAGACGCGGGATCTGTTTGTAAACCAGGGGTTCGGGGAGTTGCTGGAGAGCGAGGTGGCCGGGTTGATCCCGCTCAAGAGCGCGCTCCAGGTCCGCGGCCTCAACAGCGACCTGTTTCTGGAACAGGTGGCGCGGGAACGGTCCGGTACCGGGTTCTCCTGCGGCGAGCCGGAGCAGGTTCAGGAGGGGGATTATGGCGGGCTGGACCTGTTCGCCAGCTTTCCCTGCCCGCTGAAAGTGCCCCTGGAGGGAGCCCTGCGCACGCTTCTGGATGGCCGGCACCAGGCAGGGCGGCCCCTGGTGAGTTCCCTGGACGGCTGCAACCAGCTCCGCTTCAACGATGTGGCCGGCGAGGTGACGGACCTGGCCGTGCTGCCGGACGTGATCGTCTCCTCCGGCATCAACAGCCTGCTCTCCCACGCTTTCCGCCGTCGCTTCATCGACACCGGCGCCTTCCGCCGCTGGCCTGACCGCGCCGTCAATCCGCGCTTGGCAGGGCTCGGTCTCGACGACCCCGACGGTTTTTACCGGGTGATCGCCGTCAACCTGTTCGTGTTTGCCGTGGACAAGTCCCGCATCGGCTCCCTGCCGGTTCCCCGGAGTTGGGCGGAACTGCTCAACCCCCTGTATGCCGGCACGGCGGCCATGTGCGCCCATGGGGAGTGGTTCAACGAAAGCGTGCTGGTGGCACTGCATGCCCTGTACGGCGACGACGGCCTCAAGAGCCTGGGGCGCACGGTCCGGTACGGCATGCACCCCTCCCAATTTGCGAAACACCTGGGAAGCGGCAGGCCCGAGACGCCGGCCCTGGCCATTGTACCGCTGTTCTTCGCCAGGACCGCCAAGAGCCAGGACGATATGGAGATCGTCTGGCCACGGGAAGGGGCCCTGGCGGCGCCGCTCTTCATGCTGGCCAAGGAGCGGAGCCGGGAGCGGTTGGCCGATGTGACCGACTTCTTCGACGGGGCAGGGGTTGCCCACATTTGCAGCGGCGCCTTTTTCCCCGCCCTGCATCCCCAGGCCCCCGCCGTGGGGTCGGTCAACGCCCCCATCAACTGGTTCGGCTGGCAGTACCTGCGGGACAACGACCCCGAGGAGCTTCGGCACCGCACCCTTGCCCTGTTCACCGCTGCCCACCGCGCGGCCCATGGTACGTCGTAACGGCTGATGCAACCCGTTGCCCCCGTCAAAGGGGGGGCTTCAAAATACTTCAAGGCCGCATTCTTTCCCGAATGCGGCCTTGGCGTTTCAGCAGCTTTCCTCCTCGATCTGCTCCAACAGCTCCAGGGCTTCCTGGTCGTCGTAGGTCTCGAAGAGTTCCCTGATGTTATTGATGTAGGAATGGATCAGGAACAGCTCGTCGAGGCAGCGGCCGCTGGTCTTGTCCGGCACCCCCACGCTGTCCAGTTTTCCCTTGAACATCTCCCAGAAGGGATTGGTCTTTTCCGGGTCGTCGATGTGCCGCCGCAGCATGGTCATGAGCACCCGGGAATTCTCGTCCCCGTTGATGCCGATAAACGATACGTAGCGGTCAGGTTTTGTTGCGGTTGCCATGAATCCTTCCTTTCAAATCATTCATTTTGGACATTTGCCACAGAGCCGCAGAGACTCTGCGGCCTAACCGTCGTTTGGGGTTTCATCACTCTTCGATGCCATCCAGCTTAAGGGCAAACGTCAGGTCCAGTCCGGCCAGGGGATGGTTGCCGTCCAGGGTCACTTCGGTGTCGGTGATTCCGGCGATCAGCATGACCCGTTCCCTGCCGCCTGAAAAGCCGATGCTGAGTTTTTGACCAACCCTGATCTCTTTTTCAGCGGGAAAATGTGCCCGGTCCACCCGGATGATGTTCTCCGGCAACCGCGGTCCGTAGGCCTCGGCGGCCGGGATCAGGATGTTGGCCGTCTCTCCCACGGCCATGCCGATCACGGCCCGTTCCAGGGCCGGAAAGACCTGATCCTGGCCGATGGTGAAGACAAGCGGTTCTTCGTCCGGCGTGCTGTGGAAGATGCGGCCGTTGTCGAGGGTCCCGATGTAGTGGACCGCTACCGTGCTGCCCTGTTGTGCGCGTACCATGTCTACCTCTTGCAGGAAGTTTTTCTGTTGCAACGGCACAGAGGCATGCAACATGCCGGCCGAGACGCGCCCTGAATACGAAATCGGCCCGCGGCCCTGCCGGGAAGGGTGCCGCATAATCCGGCACCTGTGCAGGTTTTAGCCAGCAGTTCATACCCCTGTCACGCCTCTTTGGAGTGTTGTTTCCGTGTATCTGTCTGATATGCATAAGAAATATTATTGGTGCTGTTTTGGCATATGTTGTGTAATTACATATATAACGATCGGGAGCGTTGGGATGTGGGTACATGAACTCCACCGCAACGTAGTCACGGTACGGAAGGCGACAAAGGGGTCCGTGCGGTGCACGCGGTAGTGCGCTGCCGTTATTTAAGTAACGGCGTTGCCATGCATGAATGGGGCGCCTGTTTCGTCTGTAGACAAAATTCATACGCCCCGGCGCGGCTGCGCGGGCACAAGGAGAGCAACATGAGACAGGTAGCCATCTACGGCAAAGGCGGCATCGGTAAATCGACCACAACCCAGAACACGGTGGCCGGCTTGGCCACCCTCGGCAAAAAGGTCATGAT is a window of Geobacter sp. FeAm09 DNA encoding:
- a CDS encoding peptidylprolyl isomerase, giving the protein MVRAQQGSTVAVHYIGTLDNGRIFHSTPDEEPLVFTIGQDQVFPALERAVIGMAVGETANILIPAAEAYGPRLPENIIRVDRAHFPAEKEIRVGQKLSIGFSGGRERVMLIAGITDTEVTLDGNHPLAGLDLTFALKLDGIEE
- a CDS encoding ATP-binding cassette domain-containing protein, producing the protein MTISHDTTSYSTLPSGELLRRYPYAGDFFTSLGLAPPPAAESVAAYFSRIPPEVLEDLGMERRELGERFAAFMALLASLQEKRTGPAIDSITIQGGVDKSGTAEGFVLTVAPGEVVSIVGPTGSGKSRFLADIEWMAQGDTPTRRRVLINGAVPDPARRFSLEHKLVAQLSQNMNFVMDLSVEEFIAMHAESRMVNDVAGITRTIIAKANELAGEQFSPQTPVTALSGGQSRALMIADTSCLSTSPIVLIDEIENAGIDRKRAVRTLVDERKIVLMATHDPILALMGDRRLVFKNGGVRAVIATTPAERANMAAFEEMDARLTAVRNALRNGELIDRV
- a CDS encoding ABC transporter substrate-binding protein, whose protein sequence is MEDNLLDESIPSIIAHYPETRDLFVNQGFGELLESEVAGLIPLKSALQVRGLNSDLFLEQVARERSGTGFSCGEPEQVQEGDYGGLDLFASFPCPLKVPLEGALRTLLDGRHQAGRPLVSSLDGCNQLRFNDVAGEVTDLAVLPDVIVSSGINSLLSHAFRRRFIDTGAFRRWPDRAVNPRLAGLGLDDPDGFYRVIAVNLFVFAVDKSRIGSLPVPRSWAELLNPLYAGTAAMCAHGEWFNESVLVALHALYGDDGLKSLGRTVRYGMHPSQFAKHLGSGRPETPALAIVPLFFARTAKSQDDMEIVWPREGALAAPLFMLAKERSRERLADVTDFFDGAGVAHICSGAFFPALHPQAPAVGSVNAPINWFGWQYLRDNDPEELRHRTLALFTAAHRAAHGTS
- the cowN gene encoding N(2)-fixation sustaining protein CowN, which encodes MATATKPDRYVSFIGINGDENSRVLMTMLRRHIDDPEKTNPFWEMFKGKLDSVGVPDKTSGRCLDELFLIHSYINNIRELFETYDDQEALELLEQIEEESC
- a CDS encoding class I SAM-dependent methyltransferase, which gives rise to MEINARKFDDIARTIFAPAYPLLAGQIIERTRVTRGLCLDLGSGGGYLGLALVEKSDLQVCLLDESGEMQRIAEANITDRGLADRAWAVKGDVHSIPLQDGCVDLVVSRSSLFFWNDLVRAFGEIDRVLAPGGHAYVGGGFGSREVRDRIVSRMRERTPDWQPKYNQYREDGRYVGSVRAAGISDFRATRDESGFWITFQKTWQQQQRPKAA
- a CDS encoding molybdopterin-dependent oxidoreductase — encoded protein: MKDMMPNTKEKIYGAEYVTRQVTVSGRVNQPLVLTVDDLRKMEGAEVAGLTMICGTGRKKGVIDSYRGVLLSAVLDRADIILREHHSPNWTYVTLASSDGHWALFSWHEIFNSPVGERAVVVFERNGLPLDEKEGEIGFISGNDGRTGPRRLRYLRHIGVHELARPEE